The Candidatus Bathyarchaeia archaeon genome includes the window GCCTATCTCATAGCCATAGCCTTCGCATTCGGATATATCGTCGGCCTCGGCCTCCCCCCATCCGCCACCTATATAACCACGGCCCTCGTCGTCGCCCCGATAATGATCGGCATGGGCATAAACCCATGGGTTGCGCATTTCTTCGCATTCCTCGTCGCCGTAATGTCCGAGCTCTCGACGCCCACATCCGTTACCGCGGCGGTCGCCGCTAGGATAGCCGATTGCTCCTTCAACAGGGCGATGCTGAAGGCATGCGAGATGGCCATACCGCTATATATAATGATGTTCTCCATATTCATCAGGGCGGAATTGGTCATGGAGCCCGGCCCATCGATGCTATGGGCCTTCGCCATCGTCCTATTGGGCGTATTGGCATCCGTGGCCGGGATCCATGCCGCATATGGCCGGAACCCGGCAATGAACTTGGCCATGAAGGCGCTCGCATTCATATCGGCATCGATCGCGGCCTTCCATCCCGATTCGGCCTTTGCAACGGCGGCAGCGATCGCCTCCCTGCCCCTTATAATATTGGGCATATTCAGGACTAGGGCCATATTCGCCGGGCGCGCCGGCCCCTCGCCGAGCCGAATTCAAGCCTCATAGCGAATTGATTAGCCGACATCCCTTTGAAGCCCTATGTCGAGGTTTAGTTATTGGAAAGTTCCCAACCTAGTTTGGGACTCATCGATGTCATTTCCCTCACCTTAACGTCCATTCCGAGCCATGTGGAGGGAATCGAACCTATGCCGCATCGAAACGCATATTAGCCCTTTGCCCCCATTCGGGCCCGAATGGGCCGAGTGGAGCCGTAGTCCCTTCGCCCTGAGGGGCTCTCGCGGGATCGATCATCGGGCCCGACTCCAAGGGGGGTTGATGGCCTTGGGGAGGCATTCCGGCGAGTTCAAGATAGAGACCGAGGGCCTGAACGTATGGTTCTGGGATAAGCACGTGGTCAAGGATTTCAACATTGGCATAAGGGCCAATTGCATAACCGCGATAATAGGGCCATCGGGTTGCGGGAAGACGACTCTATTGAGGGCCTTCAATAGGATGAACGAGATGATAGAGGGTTCGAGGACCTCGGGCTCCATCTACTTGGACGGCGAGGATATAAACTCATCCAAGACGGACGTTGTAGAGCTGAGGAGGCGGGTCGGGATGGTCTTCCAGAAGCCTAACCCCTTCCCAAAATCCATATACGACAACGTGGCCTTCGGGCCAAGGATCCATGGGGTTAAGGATAAGCGGAAGCTCGATGAGATAGTCAGGTTCAGCTTGGAGGAGGCCGCGCTTTGGGATGAGGTCAAGGATAGGCTCCACGAATCGGCCCTCGGGCTCTCCGGCGGGCAGCAGCAAAGGCTTTGCATCGCAAGGGCCTTGGCAGTCGCGCCGGAGGTCATATTGATGGACGAGCCCTGCTCGGCGCTGGACCCGATTTCCACATCGAAGATAGAGGAGCTGATGCGCAGGCTTAAGAGGAATTATACGGTCGTCCTAGTGACCCATAATATACAACAGGCGGCTAGGGTGGCGGATTATACGGCCTTCATGTATTTGGGCGAACTGATAGAGTACGGGGAAACGAGCCGCATATTCGAGAGGCCCGAGAAGGAGCTTACGGAGAGATACATAACCGGGAGGTTCGGATAAGATTTGGAAAGCGCGCTGGGGAGGGAACTATCGGCCCTCTTCAAGAGGGTCGGGGAGATGGCGGAGCTGGCCGAGAGGACCGTGAGGGCCTCGATCGATGCGTTCCTTAGCGGGAACGAGGCCGGCATACAGCTGAGGAGCTGGTCCGATGAGCTCAGATCGATGCAGGAGGTGGTTGAGGGAAGGGCCGTCGAGATAATCGCTAGATATCAGCCAGTGGCCACGGACCTGAGGCGGGTGAAATCCCTCATGAAGGTCAGCTATGACTTATCCAGGTTCGGGAGGTACGCCTACGACATAGCTAGGACTTTGGAGCTAATAGGCCCATATGGGCCCTGCGAGCTCGGGGCCGTTAGGGATATGGCCGAGAAGGCGATCGATGTGATAAACGCGAGCATCAGGGCCTTCTTGAACGGCGATTTGGAGCTGGCGAGGGGGATCGATGCCATGGATAGCGAGATCGACGCCATGTACGTCGGGTATTTGAAAAGGGCTGTTAGCGAGCCGCCTGGGGATTTCAAATGCCTCGCCGCGGGCCTGCTCTTCGCGAGACATCTCGAGAGGATGGCCGATCACGCCGTTTACATATCTAAATCCGTGATATATATGCTCACCGGCCAAACGGATTGATCCAGCGCTGGATCTGGATCGAAGGATTTAAAATTCGGGAATAGATCCTGCCCGTCGGCCCCAAGACCGACTCGGTGATGGGCGAGGGATTATGGCCATCAATGCCATTATATTCGATTTGGACGGGACCTTAGTCGATTCGATGGAAATCGTTCACGAAACCTTGAACCTCATACTCCGAGATCTTGGGTTGAGGGGAGTGAGCAGGGAGGAGATGGCGGAGATCGCCGGGATGAGGCTCTCGGATATATTGGCCATGAGGGCCCCGTGGCTGGATCATCGAGCTGCCGAGGAGGGCGAGGAAAGGTTCAAGGCGATATACTCGACCAGCCAATTGCGCTTGATACCGGGCGCTAAGGAGGCGATGGAATGGCTGAGGAGCCAAGGGATCCGGATGGGCTTGGTTACCACGACGCCCAAGGGGCCCGCCCTAGAAGTGATCGAGCGGCTTGGGATAGCGGATTATTTCTCAATTGTGGTAGCGGTCGAGGATGTGGAGCGCCCAAAGCCCCATCCGGACGGCCCTTTGAAGGCTTCGAGGTCCTTGGGGGTCGATCCTCGATATTGCGCCTTCGTGGGCGATAGCCCGAACGACATCAAAGCCGGCAAGGCCGCCGGGACGAGGACCATCGGGGTCCTGACGGGCTTCAGCTCGAGCGAGAGGCTGGCGAGGGAGGGGGCCGATCTGATCCTGAGAAGCGTTGGGGAGCTCCCATCGGCCCTCCTAGGATGGGATCCCTAAGGGCCCATCCCATCCAATATCCTCCAATCGGAGCCCCCTCAGCCCGCGACCCTTGGAGCCCCCCTCCCCCCCTCCCTTATGGCAGCCCTAGCCGCGGCCAACCTAGCGATTGGGATCCTGTAGGGGGATGCGCTCACGTAGGTCAAGCCGAGCTCATGGCAAATCCCTATCGATGCCGGATCCCCTCCCTGCTCGCCGCAGATGCCTATTTCCAAATCCGGCCTAGTCCGCCTTCCCTCTTGAACGCATATGGCCATGAGCCTCGCGACCGCCCTCTCGATCGTTTGGAATGGGTTGAAGGGCAGGATGCCCTTCTCCATATATTTCGGGAGAAACTTGTTCTCAGCATCCTCCCTGCTGAAGCTGAACGCCCCTTGCGTGAGGTCGTTGGTCCCGAAGCTGAAGAACTCCGCGTGCTTGGCTATCTCCCCGGCCACCAAGCAGGCCCTGACGACCTCTATCATGGTCCCGAACTTGAAATCGAGCCTCATGCCATACTTGCGCTCCACCTCGGCCCTCACCCTTTCAACTATTCCCTTTACGACTTCCAACTCCTCGGCCATGGCCACCTGTGGAATCATTATCTGGGGCTTGACTTCCACGCCGGATTTCATTAACTCGGCCGTCGCCTCGAGGATCGCTCTAACTTGCATTTCGTATATCTCCGGATGCGTTATTCCGACCCTGACGCCCCTATGCCCGAGCATGGGGTTCACCTCGGCCAAGGCCTTGGCCCTCGCCAATATCTTGCGGAGGCGCTCCTCCTCCGCCGGATTCCCCTTGGCCTTTTCGAGCGCTCGGGTCAACTCCTCCACGTTCGGGAGGAACTCATGGAGTGGCGGATCGAGAAGCCTTATGGTCACCGGGAGGCCCTCCATCGCCTTGAGTATCTCCTTGAAATCCCCCTTCTGCATCGGCTCGAGCTTCTCCAGCGCGGCTCGCCTTTGGGCTTCGTCCTCGGCCATTATCATTTCTATGACGACGGGCAGCCTATCCGGCGCGTTGAACATCCTCTCGGTCCGGCATAGGCCGATCCCCTCAGCTCCGAACCTCCTAGCCAGCCGGGCCGCCTCAGGCGTATCGGCGTTGGCCCTAACCCCCAACCTCCTGAACTCATCCGCCCAAGCCAATAGCTCTTGGAGGCCTCCGGCCAGCTCCGGCTCCACTAATGGGACCAATCCCAAATAGACCTTCCCGGAGCCGCCGTCTATTGTTATCAGATCGCCCTCCTTGACGACGACTTCCCCGGCCCTGAAGAGGCGCTCGACGGGGTCTATTATTATGCCGCCGCAGCCGACCACGCAAGGCTTCCCCATCCCCCTAGCCACGACTGCAGCATGGCTGGTCTTGCCGCCCCTGCTCGTTAGGATCCCCTCGGAGGCGAAGAAGCCGTGGATATCCTCGGGCTTCGTTTCCTCTCTAACCAATATGACGCGCTCCCCGGCCCTATGCCTCCGCTCCGCCTCATCCGCGTCGAATACGGCGATCCCGGAAGCGGCGCCCGGCGATGCCGGAATGCCTATGGCTAGGGCCTCCCCGTTGAACTTCGGATCGACCCTTTTATGAAGCAACTGCTCAAGCTCCTCCGGCTCTACTCTCATGATCGCTTCCTCCTTGGTTATTATCCCCTCCTTGACCATATCGACGGAGCTCCTCACCTTCGCGGCGGCGTTCATCTTCGCGTTCCTAGTTTGTAGGATCCAGAGCTTGCCCCTCTCTATAGTGAACTCTATGTCCTGCGGATACCTGAAGTGCCTCTCGAGCCTCTCGGAGATCTCGACCAGCTCCTTGTATAATCTCGGGGCCTCGGCCTCCAATTCCTGTATGGGTCTCGGGGTCCTGATGCCGGCCACCACATCCTCGCCTTGGGCATTAGGCAAATAATCTCCATAGAGGCCCCTTTCCCCAGTCGCCGGATCCCTCGTGAAGACGACGCCCGTGGAGCTATCCGGGCCCATGTTCCCGAATACCATGGCGACGATGTTCACTGCGGTCCCATCCGCTATGTCGGGCGTTATCCTGAACTGCCTTCGATAATCGACGCATCTCTTGGAGTTCCAGCTTCTGAAGACCGCGGCTATGGCCCCCTCGAGCTGCTCATAGGGATCCTCGGGGAACGGCCTCCCGAGCTCCTTAAGGATTATGGCCTTATACCTCCTAACGAGCTCCCTCAGGGCCCCCGCATCCAGATCGGTATCGTATTCAGCGCCCCGCTCCCTCTTGAGCTCCTCCAAGGCGCGGCTGAAGAGGGATTCATCGATCCCGAGGACTATCTTCCCGAAGAGCTGTATGAATCTTCTATAGGCATCATAGGCGAACCTCTCGTCCCCAGTCGCCCTCGCGAGCCCCTCGACGACCCTATCATTGAGGCCTAAGTTCAGGACCGTATCCATCATCCCGGGCATCGAAATGGCGGCGCCGGATCTAACGGAAACGAGGAGGGGATTCTCGTGATCGCCGAACCCCTTCCCCGTGAGCTCCTCGAGCTTACCCATAGCCCTCCTGACCTCCTCCATGAGTCCATCGGGCAATCTCTCGCCCCCTTCGTAAAAGAGCCGGCAGACCTCGGTGGTTATCGTGAATCCTGGGGGGACTGGGATCCCGAGCTTCATCATCTCGGCCAACCCGGCCCCCTTCCCGCCCAATAGCTTCCTATCGGTGAGCCCCTCATCGAAAAACACTATGCTCTTCCCTAGCTCCAACGTAAGACCCCGGAGTTGGGGATTTTCGGAGCTACGAAAATAAATCTATCGTTCTTGGGTCGGGCGTGATGGCCGATGCCTCAGGATGAAGAACCGGGCCGAGCGGTGGGTTAGGAACCTCCACCCCATCCGGCGCTCGAAATCGAAGCCCGCCTCCTCCCCCCAATGGGGGCGCACTATGAGATCCGAGCCCACCCTCCGGGCCAAACCCGCGGCGCAGGGGATGAGCTCCGGAGGGGGGCGGATTGTGTAGATTAAATCCGCCCCATCGTATAGCTCGAGCTTGGGGGAGAGCAAATCATCCAATTCCGCCCTTAGGCCGGGACAAGAGGATCTCGCGAAATCTATCGCGCTTGGATCTACATCCGTGACCAATACCTCCGTCGAGGGCATCATCGCCCTCAGGGCCGCTGCCAGCCATGGGCTTTTCCCAACCATGGGCTCCGCTATCTTCCTAGCCCAAGCGTAGTTATTGGCTATGAAGCTAGCTAGGTCGTATAGGTCCTTAATCATGGCGCGCTAGGGGAAGCCGAAGGGCCCTTGGGAGGGCTTGGCGCCCCTTATGCCCTCTAGGATCATCTTTTGCTCTATCGATGCCACGAGAAGCTTCGTTTCCACGACCTTATCGGGGTTCACGGAGAGCGAGCTCGCTCCCTCCTTGACGAGGAACTCCACGAGCTCCGGATAATTCGATGGGGCTTGGCCGCAAATAGATGTCGTGACCCCGCGCTCCCTGCAAACCCTTATTACGTGGCTCATGGCCCTAAGCACGGCCAAGTTCCTCTCATCGTATATCTCCTGAACCGACGCATCATCCCTATCTATCCCCAATATCAACATCGTGAGATCGTTCGTCCCGAACGAAACGCCGTCTATGCCCTCCTCTATGAATTTGTCTATGAGGAATACGGTGCTCGGGACCTCGACCATTATCCAAAGCTTGAAATTCGACGACCTCACGAGCCCCTCCTCCTCCATTATCCTTTTGGCGTTCTTGAACTCGTTCAAGGTCCTGACGAAGGGCAACATGGCCCAAACGTTGGTCAGGCCGAATTGCTCCCTCACCTTCCTTATCGCCCTACACTCCAACCTGAAGACGTCCGGCTCCTTGACGTATCTGAAGCATCCCCTATACCCTATCAGCGGGTTCGGCCCGACGTGGCCTGCATCCCTTTCATATTTGTCCCCGCCCGGTAGGCTGAGGAACTCATCGGGCTTGAAGTCCAAGAACCTATAGACGACCGGCCTAGGGAAGGCAGCCTCGGCCACCTTCCTTATCCCCTCAGCGAAGGCGTCGATCATCTTCTGCTCGCCCCCCTCTTCGATCAAGAGGCGGGGATGCTTGCCAACCGATAGCATCAAATGCTCCGCCCTCAGTAGTCCCACGCCGTCTGGGTTCGTTTCCTTGAAGACCTTCTCCGCTATCTCCGGGATCGAGAGGTTCACGTATACCTTGGTTGCGGTTATGGGGGATGGTGGGGCCGGGCTCGGGAGGGCGGGCGCCCCCTCCGCCTCTGGCTTCAGGATCGCCTCCACGAGGCCCTCGTAAACCACGCCGGATTTGGCATCAACGGTATACTCCTTCCCGGTCTTGAGGACCTTGGTGGCGTTCTTGGCCCCAACAATGCAAGGTATGCCCAACTCCCTTGAGACTATCGCCGCATGGCAGGTGACGCCGCCGTCGTCGGTTATCACGGCACCGGCGCGCTTCATATATGGGACCCAATCCGGGTTCGTCATCCTCGTCACCAATATATCTCCCTTCTTGATCTTCCTCTCCGCCTCCTCAGGGCTCATGACGACCTCCGCCCTGCCAGCGTGAACGCCCGGGCTAGCGGGCAAGCCCTTCAAAATTGGGATCATATCGGCCGCCGTGGCCTTTTCGACGATCGTCTCCGCCTTCTCCTTGATCGACCAAACGGTCTCCGGCCTCGCTTGGACTATGAATATGTTCTTCGGAAATTCGGCGCTCCGCTCGATCGCGAACTCTATGTCCTGCGGCGCTCCGTAATGCTCCTCGATCTCCCTCCCCAGCTCGGCCAAGCGCTTGACCTCCTGATCGCTCAGGGACGGCCTCCTCCTGCGCTCCTGCGGGACTTGGGCGTGCACGGTCCTGCCGGTTTGGGGATCCTTGATGTATTCTATCCTCTTATCCGCTATTTCCCTGAGAACTATCTCCATCTTGTTCTTGTCCACCACGAACCTATCAGGGTTGACCGCCCCGGAGACGAGGCTCTCGCCGAGGCCCCAGGTCGATTCGATGACGATCCTATCCCTATCGCCCGTCACCGGGTCCAAGGTGAACATGACGCCAGAGGATCTCGAATCGACCATCCTTTGAACGCCCACGCTTATCAGGACCTTATCGTGCGGGAAGCCCTTGCTCGTCCTGTAGAATATCGCCCTTGGCGTGAATAGGCTGGACCAGCATTTCTTCACCTTCTCCATGAGCTCCTCTTCCCCTTGCACGTTCAGGTAAGTCTCCTGCTGGCCGGCGAAGGATGCGCCCGGGAGATCCTCGGCTGTCGCGGATGATCTGACCGCTACGAATAGGTTTTCGCCCCCAGCCTCCTTGCACAATTTCCTATAGGCCGCTTTGATCTCCCCTTCTATATCGTCCGGGATCTTGGCCGACTCCATTATGGAGCGAACCTTCCTCGAGGCCTCATCGAATTGAGCGGGGTCCGTCCCATCCTTTATCGTTTCCTCGATTATGGCGTATATCCTATCCGCTATGCCCGTTTCGTGGAGGAACCTCTTGTAGGCGTGAGAGGTGATCGCGAAGCCGGGGGGGATCGGTATCCCAAAGGACCTGAGCTCCCCTAGGTTGGCGTTCTTCCCCCCAACGAGGCCTATATCATCCTTGCCCAGCTCATCGAACCAAACCACGATCCTTTCGGATTTGGCGACTGAGCCCAATAATTCAATCCCCTCATTCCAATCCGATGGGCGGGAGGGCGCCGATCAGCGCGCCATAACGGCCCATGCATATCCCGATCATCATCGACGCCCCTTCTATTGAAGGGGAGGTCGTCCCGCCCGATGTATATTAAAGCTTTCTAGGGAAGTGGAATCGCTATTACTCATCCCATTGGCGATCCGTTAATTATGTTTCCAATGGACCAGCTTCGGCTCGAGTTTTGAGGATCTTGCTAGTGATGGATCGGTGCCCTCGGGCCAAGGGATAGCGTTCGGCACGCCGGGGCCATTTAACGGCGCGATTATAACGCCGAACCCCCCTATAGGGGGGAGGGGTCCGCGAAGGGGCCCTTTTGAAATCTTGATTGAAATCAAACGAAATCAAATAAATCAAATTCGGGCAAAATGGAGCCAATTTCCGGCCCCATCTCGGCCAGAAAAATCAAAGAAATCAATGAAAAATTAATAAAAATCAAAGAATTGGGAATTTAGGCGAAATAAGCCGAAAATTGGGTTTTTGGGTGGAAAAGGAAGGGAGCGAACGGCCCGGAGCGGATAGGCCTGGGTCGGGGGCATCAATCCAAAGCGACCAATCTCTGGGCCCATACCGATCAAGCCGGGGCTACCTCCCCCTGAGGAGCATCGCGAGCGCCATGGAGGAGCGGATCGCGATTTTGGGATATGCCATATCGAGCGCGGGCCCATCTCGTACGCGGCTCATGCGATTAAGGAGGAGGGGGTCCCGCCGATGCTTGTGTTGCCCTTCGTTTTCGCTGGCTCCACGCCCCCGCCCTCTTAATAAGGCTTTAAATTATTCCGATGCCATAATCCTTACTTTAAAGTAGTATGTATCTTTAGTAAAATTTTTATGCGCTATTTTATTACTACTATGAGGATATGACCGAATATGTAACCGTTTCAGCCAAAATAAATAGGAAATTGAGGGAAAAGCTCGCTGAGCTCGGCATCAAGCCATCCGCGGTGATAAAGAAGGCCTTGGAGGAGGAGGTGGAAAGGAAAACCTTGGAGCTCCTGAGGATGGAGGTTGAAAAGGCTTCGAAGATCCTTTCAAGGCTTACGGAGGAGGAGATAATTGAGAGCATTAGGGAAAGCAGGGATGCAGGGTAAGCTTTTCGACTCCTCGGCCATTATGAACTTGGTGAGGAGGAACGAGCTGGATGGATTGCTCGGCAACTTTACCTTAACCTTGGCCTCGTACGAGGTTGGGAATGCCCTTTTGAAATGGGCTCGATCGAAGTCGATAAGCTTGGAGGAAGCCATTGAGGCCCTTGAAGCCATTCGCGGGGTTATCGAAAGGATGGTGGCTTTAAGCGTTGACGGGGAGGGGCGCGAGATATTGGTGCTCGCTGAAAGGGAAGGCCTGACTTACTACGATGCATCATACCTACATATGGCGATTAAATGCAAGCTCGCGCTGGTTACGGATGATGGAAAATTGCTCGAGAAGGCGAAGAAGTACGTTGAGGCTTTTAAAAGCGCCCAAGCTTGAAAACATCTCCGATGCCTCTTCGCCTTGGCCACATTGGGGCTCCAATATGGCGGTCCCGGGTGCCGTATTTATCTCGATTTTCCAAAGGCCGGCCGCAAAGATCTATCGAAAACCAGTTGGAGGATTGGTGGACGAAGGTTATCGGTCGGATGGATTCCAAGGGCGGATTCAAGGCGAGGGCGTTTGCTGAGGCCGTGGAGAGAATCTACGGATGTCAAGTCGCTGATCATCTAAAGCGGTGGGGAGGGCTTCTACGTTGAAGGAACACGTCCACTTCGGCTCCGTACCCCCAGCCTTCGGAAACCCTCAGGAAGCTCCAAATAAGCAACCCCAGCAT containing:
- a CDS encoding TRAP transporter large permease subunit: AYLIAIAFAFGYIVGLGLPPSATYITTALVVAPIMIGMGINPWVAHFFAFLVAVMSELSTPTSVTAAVAARIADCSFNRAMLKACEMAIPLYIMMFSIFIRAELVMEPGPSMLWAFAIVLLGVLASVAGIHAAYGRNPAMNLAMKALAFISASIAAFHPDSAFATAAAIASLPLIILGIFRTRAIFAGRAGPSPSRIQAS
- the pstB gene encoding phosphate ABC transporter ATP-binding protein PstB — protein: MALGRHSGEFKIETEGLNVWFWDKHVVKDFNIGIRANCITAIIGPSGCGKTTLLRAFNRMNEMIEGSRTSGSIYLDGEDINSSKTDVVELRRRVGMVFQKPNPFPKSIYDNVAFGPRIHGVKDKRKLDEIVRFSLEEAALWDEVKDRLHESALGLSGGQQQRLCIARALAVAPEVILMDEPCSALDPISTSKIEELMRRLKRNYTVVLVTHNIQQAARVADYTAFMYLGELIEYGETSRIFERPEKELTERYITGRFG
- the phoU gene encoding phosphate signaling complex protein PhoU encodes the protein MESALGRELSALFKRVGEMAELAERTVRASIDAFLSGNEAGIQLRSWSDELRSMQEVVEGRAVEIIARYQPVATDLRRVKSLMKVSYDLSRFGRYAYDIARTLELIGPYGPCELGAVRDMAEKAIDVINASIRAFLNGDLELARGIDAMDSEIDAMYVGYLKRAVSEPPGDFKCLAAGLLFARHLERMADHAVYISKSVIYMLTGQTD
- a CDS encoding HAD family hydrolase produces the protein MAINAIIFDLDGTLVDSMEIVHETLNLILRDLGLRGVSREEMAEIAGMRLSDILAMRAPWLDHRAAEEGEERFKAIYSTSQLRLIPGAKEAMEWLRSQGIRMGLVTTTPKGPALEVIERLGIADYFSIVVAVEDVERPKPHPDGPLKASRSLGVDPRYCAFVGDSPNDIKAGKAAGTRTIGVLTGFSSSERLAREGADLILRSVGELPSALLGWDP
- the ppdK gene encoding pyruvate, phosphate dikinase, with protein sequence MELGKSIVFFDEGLTDRKLLGGKGAGLAEMMKLGIPVPPGFTITTEVCRLFYEGGERLPDGLMEEVRRAMGKLEELTGKGFGDHENPLLVSVRSGAAISMPGMMDTVLNLGLNDRVVEGLARATGDERFAYDAYRRFIQLFGKIVLGIDESLFSRALEELKRERGAEYDTDLDAGALRELVRRYKAIILKELGRPFPEDPYEQLEGAIAAVFRSWNSKRCVDYRRQFRITPDIADGTAVNIVAMVFGNMGPDSSTGVVFTRDPATGERGLYGDYLPNAQGEDVVAGIRTPRPIQELEAEAPRLYKELVEISERLERHFRYPQDIEFTIERGKLWILQTRNAKMNAAAKVRSSVDMVKEGIITKEEAIMRVEPEELEQLLHKRVDPKFNGEALAIGIPASPGAASGIAVFDADEAERRHRAGERVILVREETKPEDIHGFFASEGILTSRGGKTSHAAVVARGMGKPCVVGCGGIIIDPVERLFRAGEVVVKEGDLITIDGGSGKVYLGLVPLVEPELAGGLQELLAWADEFRRLGVRANADTPEAARLARRFGAEGIGLCRTERMFNAPDRLPVVIEMIMAEDEAQRRAALEKLEPMQKGDFKEILKAMEGLPVTIRLLDPPLHEFLPNVEELTRALEKAKGNPAEEERLRKILARAKALAEVNPMLGHRGVRVGITHPEIYEMQVRAILEATAELMKSGVEVKPQIMIPQVAMAEELEVVKGIVERVRAEVERKYGMRLDFKFGTMIEVVRACLVAGEIAKHAEFFSFGTNDLTQGAFSFSREDAENKFLPKYMEKGILPFNPFQTIERAVARLMAICVQEGRRTRPDLEIGICGEQGGDPASIGICHELGLTYVSASPYRIPIARLAAARAAIREGGRGAPRVAG
- a CDS encoding UPF0146 family protein encodes the protein MIKDLYDLASFIANNYAWARKIAEPMVGKSPWLAAALRAMMPSTEVLVTDVDPSAIDFARSSCPGLRAELDDLLSPKLELYDGADLIYTIRPPPELIPCAAGLARRVGSDLIVRPHWGEEAGFDFERRMGWRFLTHRSARFFILRHRPSRPTQER
- the ppsA gene encoding phosphoenolpyruvate synthase: MGSVAKSERIVVWFDELGKDDIGLVGGKNANLGELRSFGIPIPPGFAITSHAYKRFLHETGIADRIYAIIEETIKDGTDPAQFDEASRKVRSIMESAKIPDDIEGEIKAAYRKLCKEAGGENLFVAVRSSATAEDLPGASFAGQQETYLNVQGEEELMEKVKKCWSSLFTPRAIFYRTSKGFPHDKVLISVGVQRMVDSRSSGVMFTLDPVTGDRDRIVIESTWGLGESLVSGAVNPDRFVVDKNKMEIVLREIADKRIEYIKDPQTGRTVHAQVPQERRRRPSLSDQEVKRLAELGREIEEHYGAPQDIEFAIERSAEFPKNIFIVQARPETVWSIKEKAETIVEKATAADMIPILKGLPASPGVHAGRAEVVMSPEEAERKIKKGDILVTRMTNPDWVPYMKRAGAVITDDGGVTCHAAIVSRELGIPCIVGAKNATKVLKTGKEYTVDAKSGVVYEGLVEAILKPEAEGAPALPSPAPPSPITATKVYVNLSIPEIAEKVFKETNPDGVGLLRAEHLMLSVGKHPRLLIEEGGEQKMIDAFAEGIRKVAEAAFPRPVVYRFLDFKPDEFLSLPGGDKYERDAGHVGPNPLIGYRGCFRYVKEPDVFRLECRAIRKVREQFGLTNVWAMLPFVRTLNEFKNAKRIMEEEGLVRSSNFKLWIMVEVPSTVFLIDKFIEEGIDGVSFGTNDLTMLILGIDRDDASVQEIYDERNLAVLRAMSHVIRVCRERGVTTSICGQAPSNYPELVEFLVKEGASSLSVNPDKVVETKLLVASIEQKMILEGIRGAKPSQGPFGFP
- a CDS encoding type II toxin-antitoxin system VapC family toxin, coding for MQGKLFDSSAIMNLVRRNELDGLLGNFTLTLASYEVGNALLKWARSKSISLEEAIEALEAIRGVIERMVALSVDGEGREILVLAEREGLTYYDASYLHMAIKCKLALVTDDGKLLEKAKKYVEAFKSAQA